The proteins below are encoded in one region of Canis lupus familiaris isolate Mischka breed German Shepherd chromosome 21, alternate assembly UU_Cfam_GSD_1.0, whole genome shotgun sequence:
- the OR51AC4 gene encoding olfactory receptor family 51 subfamily AC member 4, whose amino-acid sequence MELINKSFFQPPTLLLTGIPGLEAIQIWISIPLCVMYLISLLGNCIILFVIKMTSRLHEPQYIFLSMLATTDVGLSLSTLPTVLMVFLLNHREIEFHSCLTQMFFIHTFSSMESAILLAMAFDRFVAICNPLHYTMVLTSPRIIGMGIAAMVRGVVLMVPLPILLKRLSFCKDVILSHCYCYHPDVMKLACGPVRVNIIYGLSLVLCSFGVDAVFIVISYILILKTVLDIASEDGQLKALNTCVSHIFTVCIFYVPLIVLALIHRFGTFTSPLLHVTMANLFLFLTPVLNPLVYSLKTKQIRSVIYKVFKGRGNLFK is encoded by the coding sequence ATGGAACTTATAAATAAGAGCTTTTTCCAGCCACCCACTCTCCTTCTAACAGGCATTCCTGGACTGGAGGCTATACAAATATGGATCTCTATCCCATTGTGTGTCATGTATCTAATTTCTCTCCTGGGGAACTGTATCATCCTCTTTGTTATCAAAATGACCTCCAGGCTTCATGAGCCTCAGTACATCTTCCTATCTATGCTGGCAACCACAGATGTGGGTCTGTCTTTATCAACTCTACCTACAGTACTCATGGTCTTCCTCTTGAATCACAGAGAAATTGAGTTCCATTCTTGTCTAACACAGATGTTCTTCATCCATACCTTCTCCTCCATGGAGTCAGCCATCCTATTGGCCATGGCCTTTGACCGATTTGTGGCTATTTGCAACCCACTGCACTACACCATGGTCTTAACTTCTCCTCGGATTATTGGGATGGGGATTGCAGCCATGGTTAGGGGAGTGGTGTTGATGGTACCCTTGCCAATCCTGCTCAAGCGATTGTCCTTCTGCAAGGATGTTATTCTATCACATTGTTACTGTTATCATCCTGATGTTATGAAACTGGCCTGTGGCCCTGTCAGAGTCAACATCATCTATGGGTTGTCCCTTGTCCTCTGCTCCTTTGGAGTTGATGCTGTGTTCATTGTCATTTCATACATCCTTATTTTGAAAACAGTGCTGGATATTGCCTCAGAAGATGGTCAGCTCAAGGCACTTAATACTTGTGTTTCCCACATTTTTACTGTCTGCATCTTTTATGTGCCACTCATTGTGCTGGCTCTAATTCACAGGTTTGGGACATTCACGTCTCCTCTTCTCCATGTCACCATGGccaatctctttctcttcttgacCCCTGTCCTTAATCCCTTGGTTTATAGCCTGAAAACCAAACAGATAAGATCTGTAATATACAAGGTATTCAAAGGCAGGGGAAACTTGTTCAAGTAG